The following proteins come from a genomic window of Rutidosis leptorrhynchoides isolate AG116_Rl617_1_P2 chromosome 10, CSIRO_AGI_Rlap_v1, whole genome shotgun sequence:
- the LOC139871662 gene encoding transcription factor TCP4-like, with protein sequence MGESYHYNNQQLQQQQQHPQPPTGSSRLGLRTSGTGVGEIVEVQGGHIVRSTGRKDRHSKVCTAKGPRDRRVRLSAHTAIQFYDVQDRLGYDRPSKAVDWLIKRAKTAIDELAELPAWKPTAVATGARTNTSIQDFEQTPDQENTNHQQFREFEQHPDDNIANTQMGNSQNSSFLPPSLDSDSIADTIKSFFPMGASSNHPSNNSTQFHHQDLISRTSSRTQDLRLSLQSFQDPILQNHQHHHQEQGHNSTNNDQSMYFDGSGSGWPDNQPSGFSRMVSWGGDAVSAGFVFSSSPAPVPMPATAFLQPLFGQSQNHGHTQTANNHQLFNNNLQRGPLQSSATPSFRAWIDAPVVPFTGIPIDQQHPTLAFHHPASMSGFGSGFGGFSGFHIPARIQGEEEEHDGVSDKPSSASSDSRH encoded by the coding sequence ATGGGGGAAAGTTATCATTACAACAACCAACAGCTCCAGCAGCAACAGCAACATCCACAACCACCAACTGGGTCTTCAAGATTAGGGTTAAGAACCTCCGGTACCGGCGTCGGCGAGATTGTTGAAGTTCAGGGCGGTCACATTGTACGGTCCACCGGCCGGAAAGATAGACATAGTAAAGTATGTACAGCAAAAGGCCCTAGAGATCGCCGTGTTCGCCTTTCAGCTCATACAGCTATACAATTTTATGATGTGCAAGATAGATTGGGTTATGATAGACCAAGTAAAGCAGTTGATTGGCTTATTAAGAGAGCAAAAACCGCAATTGATGAACTTGCTGAGCTGCCAGCATGGAAACCTACTGCTGTAGCAACAGGAGCAAGAACAAACACATCAATTCAGGATTTTGAGCAAACCCCAGATCAAGAAAACACAAACCATCAACAATTTAGGGAATTTGAGCAACACCCGGATGATAATATTGCTAATACTCAAATGGGTAATTCtcaaaattcaagctttttacctcCATCACTTGATTCTGATTCTATTGCTGATACTATCAAGTCTTTTTTTCCAATGGGTGCTTCATCAAACCACCCATCTAATAATAGTACTCAATTTCATCATCAAGATTTGATATCTAGAACTAGCAGTAGAACTCAAGATCTGAGACTTTCACTTCAATCATTTCAAGATCCAATTCTACAAAATCACCAACACCACCATCAAGAACAAGggcataatagtactaataatgacCAAAGTATGTATTTTGATGGGTCTGGGTCGGGTTGGCCCGATAATCAACCCAGTGGGTTTTCAAGAATGGTGTCATGGGGTGGAGATGCTGTATCAGCAGGCTTTGTATTTAGTTCCTCCCCTGCACCAGTTCCAATGCCGGCTACTGCGTTTTTGCAACCGTTGTTTGGTCAGAGTCAAAACCATGGTCATACACAAACAGCAAACAACCATCAATTGTTTAACAACAATTTACAGAGGGGACCCCTTCAGTCCAGTGCCACACCTTCGTTTCGTGCTTGGATCGATGCACCTGTTGTGCCATTTACCGGCATTCCAATCGATCAGCAACACCCAACCTTGGCTTTTCATCATCCAGCTTCAATGTCTGGATTTGGTTCAGGGTTCGGTGGCTTTTCTGGTTTTCATATACCAGCACGAATTCAAGGTGAAGAAGAGGAACACGATGGCGTATCTGATAAACCGTCGTCTGCATCCTCGGATTCTCGTCATTGA
- the LOC139871646 gene encoding protein IQ-DOMAIN 10-like: protein MGLWAWFKRIVCNKRKKENKSKKLEAGKSINSLQETSNIKSLIEADAHAKQASSALDRIHFWSKIQAELRTRRVYMVKESRIKQKKLQNQLKIESKFHDLEVEWCGGPESMDEIVSKIQQRGEATNKRERAMAYAFSHQWRARSNRCFGQAYYDLSKEGWGWSWMERWLTVCPWETRVIARPIVSTRPPQRKIIGKKIIKHTKTKMLVKVRSNKSTGKSISKANNGTN, encoded by the exons ATGGGTCTGTGGGCATGGTTTAAGAGGATAGTTTGCAATAAGAGAAAGAAGGAAAACAAATCAAAAAAACTTGAG GCTGGAAAATCTATAAATTCTCTACAAGAGACCTCAAATATTAAGTCATTGATTGAGGCTGATGCTCATGCTAAACAAGCTTCAAGTGCTCTTGACAGAATACATTTTTGGAGCAAAATACAAGCGGAACTCAGAACTCGTCGCGTCTACATGGTCAAAGAAAGCCGTATAAAGCAAAAGAAACTTCAAAATCAATTGAAAATAGAGTCCAAGTTTCATGATCTTGAG GTTGAATGGTGCGGTGGACCTGAATCAATGGACGAGATTGTATCTAAGATACAGCAGAGAGGAGAAGCCACTAACAAACGTGAACGGGCAATGGCGTATGCCTTCTCTCACCAA TGGAGGGCCAGGTCTAATCGATGTTTCGGTCAAGCTTATTATGATCTAAGCAAAGAAGGGTGGGGTTGGAGCTGGATGGAGCGATGGCTCACGGTTTGCCCATGGGAGACTCGTGTGATTGCTCGCCCGATCGTCTCAACGCGGCCACCTCAAAGGAAAATAattggtaaaaaaataataaagcaTACTAAAACAAAGATGTTAGTTAAAGTGAGATCCAATAAAAGTACTGGCAAAAGTATAAGTAAAGCAAACAATGGTACTAATTGA